The following proteins are co-located in the Brachybacterium sacelli genome:
- a CDS encoding phosphotransferase yields the protein MSRTQDGSELLTGSGAGGLLRSAVGNSGGVLHSWQLDHVDHRPGRSTKALYRTMVSWPELDGPQAPAREELFGASAHIGEREKNLYVAEQTLVMTDGDINVRVWRYPHDPWLPMLPLVCYPDVVGRTLHDLGVSLAAAPEDLSAPIAIDVVSYRPGRRAVLRASQGERAVYLKVMQPHRSAEIVDRHERLLAAGVPVPAVIAHHNGLVVLEELPGRPLARAVIDEGVEACSAEDLVALLDRLPASMYTLPLRPPWTDSVEFYAGIVSSSVPSLGPRLDALVRTIRDGLAALEQRMDMRPHDVVHGDFYEAQVFVENGRVMGLLDIDTVGPGRRADDLACLLAHLSVLADYGNAGRIDRVMQERVEEAIRTWRTTFADRVDLTELALRTAGVVLSLATGPHRQQEAAWEAATEAIVRVAEEWVSRARAAESERLAGQEPPPRAAASPSTSASASAPSGPAPYGATGPTTVPPGTPDTTGHPPTQPRSVAPARPTPAPGQQPVAPAQPAAEPPAPEPRHDDAPRQSPGPQPSESPPESPGSTQPLPLAERPDRSGSGDDSPTQERRIDSILPG from the coding sequence ATGTCACGAACGCAGGACGGCTCGGAGCTCCTCACCGGGTCCGGAGCAGGTGGCCTGCTCCGCTCTGCTGTCGGCAACTCCGGCGGCGTGCTGCACAGCTGGCAGCTGGATCATGTCGACCACAGGCCCGGCCGCAGCACGAAGGCGCTCTATCGGACCATGGTGTCCTGGCCCGAGCTCGACGGCCCGCAGGCCCCCGCCCGCGAGGAGCTGTTCGGCGCGAGCGCCCACATCGGCGAACGAGAGAAGAACCTCTACGTCGCCGAGCAGACCCTGGTGATGACCGACGGCGACATCAACGTGCGGGTCTGGCGCTACCCCCATGACCCGTGGCTGCCGATGCTGCCTCTGGTGTGCTATCCCGATGTCGTCGGCCGCACCCTGCACGACCTGGGCGTCTCCCTGGCCGCGGCACCGGAGGACCTCTCCGCTCCGATCGCGATCGACGTCGTCTCCTACCGTCCCGGGCGCCGCGCCGTGCTGCGCGCGAGTCAGGGCGAGAGGGCCGTGTACCTCAAGGTGATGCAGCCCCATCGCAGCGCAGAGATCGTCGACCGCCATGAACGGCTGCTGGCCGCCGGGGTCCCGGTCCCCGCGGTGATCGCCCACCACAACGGGCTGGTGGTGCTCGAGGAGCTGCCCGGTCGTCCGCTGGCCCGCGCCGTCATCGACGAGGGCGTCGAGGCGTGCTCTGCCGAGGATCTCGTCGCGCTGCTGGACCGGCTCCCCGCCTCCATGTACACGCTGCCGCTGCGGCCTCCCTGGACGGATTCCGTGGAGTTCTACGCCGGGATCGTCAGCTCCTCGGTGCCGTCCCTGGGACCCCGGCTCGACGCCCTGGTGCGCACCATCCGGGACGGCCTGGCCGCCCTCGAGCAGCGGATGGACATGCGACCCCACGACGTGGTCCACGGAGACTTCTACGAGGCCCAGGTGTTCGTCGAGAACGGCCGGGTGATGGGTCTGCTGGACATCGACACGGTGGGTCCGGGCCGACGGGCCGACGACCTCGCCTGTCTGCTCGCCCACCTCAGCGTGCTGGCCGACTACGGCAACGCCGGCCGGATCGACCGCGTCATGCAGGAGCGCGTCGAGGAGGCCATCCGCACCTGGCGCACGACCTTCGCGGACCGGGTCGACCTCACCGAGCTCGCCCTGCGCACCGCGGGCGTCGTGCTGTCCCTGGCCACGGGCCCCCACCGCCAGCAGGAGGCGGCCTGGGAGGCGGCGACCGAGGCGATCGTGAGGGTGGCCGAGGAATGGGTCTCCCGGGCTCGCGCCGCCGAGTCCGAGCGTCTCGCCGGGCAGGAGCCGCCGCCCCGTGCCGCCGCTTCGCCCTCGACCTCGGCCTCGGCGAGTGCTCCGAGCGGGCCCGCTCCCTACGGCGCGACGGGGCCGACCACGGTGCCGCCGGGCACGCCGGACACGACGGGTCACCCGCCCACCCAGCCGCGCTCCGTCGCCCCTGCCCGGCCCACCCCCGCCCCGGGGCAGCAGCCGGTAGCTCCCGCCCAGCCGGCAGCCGAGCCGCCCGCACCCGAGCCGCGGCACGACGACGCTCCGCGGCAGTCGCCGGGTCCGCAGCCCTCCGAGTCCCCGCCGGAGTCCCCGGGATCGACCCAGCCGCTGCCGCTGGCGGAACGGCCCGACCGGAGCGGCAGCGGCGACGACTCGCCCACCCAGGAGCGGCGGATCGACTCCATCCTCCCCGGCTGA
- a CDS encoding DUF3151 domain-containing protein, producing MADRTDNLTSGNLLGIPETLLPDDFIDVQVTAELADGEPRDIAARHPESPMAWATLAQDALTDGDEVAAYAYARTGYHRGLDALRKAGWRGQGPIPASHAPNRGFLRALAMLGETSRRLGDEEEADRVTAFLREADPSLLG from the coding sequence ATGGCAGATCGTACCGATAACCTCACCAGCGGGAATCTTCTGGGCATCCCGGAGACCCTGCTGCCCGACGATTTCATCGACGTCCAGGTGACCGCGGAGCTCGCCGACGGCGAACCGCGCGACATCGCGGCCCGTCACCCCGAGTCCCCGATGGCCTGGGCCACCCTGGCGCAGGATGCGCTCACCGACGGCGACGAGGTCGCCGCCTACGCCTACGCCCGCACCGGCTACCACCGCGGTCTCGATGCCCTGCGCAAGGCCGGCTGGCGCGGTCAGGGCCCGATCCCGGCGTCCCACGCCCCCAATCGCGGCTTCCTGCGTGCCCTGGCGATGCTGGGGGAGACCTCGCGCCGTCTCGGCGACGAGGAGGAGGCCGACCGGGTGACCGCGTTCCTGCGCGAGGCGGACCCCAGCCTGCTGGGCTGA
- a CDS encoding adenylosuccinate synthase, translating into MPAVMIVGAQWGDEGKGKATDLLGERVDYVVKPNGGNNAGHTVVVDGEKFELKLLPAGILSPQVTPVIGNGVVVNLEALFEEIGMLEQRGVDTSRLRISANAHVVASFHQTMDKVTERFLGKRAIGTTGRGIGPAYMDKIGRLGIRVQDLFDASILRQKVESSLRQKNELLVKVYNRRDVDPEQVTQDLLGYADRLRPMVVDTVELLNTALDRDEVVLMEGGQATYLDVDHGTYPFVTSSNPTAGGACTGAGIGPTRVDRVIGIVKAYTTRVGAGPFPTELEDKWGEYLQTTGGEVGVNTGRPRRCGWYDALMIRHAVRINGFTDIVLTKLDVLTGIDEVPICTGYDIDGVIQGEMPMTQTEFHHATPVYETLPGWSEDLSRARTFEELPENARAYVHRLEELAGCRISVIGVGPDRADTITVHDLLPGTTR; encoded by the coding sequence ATGCCCGCCGTCATGATCGTCGGAGCCCAGTGGGGTGACGAGGGGAAGGGCAAGGCCACCGATCTCCTCGGTGAACGGGTCGATTACGTGGTCAAGCCCAACGGCGGCAACAACGCCGGGCACACCGTGGTCGTCGACGGCGAGAAGTTCGAGCTCAAGCTGCTGCCCGCCGGCATCCTCTCGCCGCAGGTCACCCCCGTGATCGGCAACGGAGTGGTGGTCAATCTCGAGGCGCTGTTCGAGGAGATCGGCATGCTCGAGCAGCGTGGCGTGGACACCTCGCGCCTGCGCATCAGCGCGAACGCCCATGTCGTCGCGTCCTTCCACCAGACCATGGACAAGGTCACCGAGCGCTTCCTCGGCAAGCGCGCGATCGGCACCACGGGCCGCGGCATCGGTCCGGCGTACATGGACAAGATCGGCCGTCTCGGCATCCGGGTCCAGGATCTCTTCGACGCCTCGATCCTGCGGCAGAAGGTCGAGAGCTCGCTGCGGCAGAAGAACGAGCTGCTGGTCAAGGTGTACAACCGGCGGGACGTCGACCCCGAGCAGGTCACGCAGGACCTGCTCGGCTACGCCGACCGCCTGCGCCCGATGGTGGTCGACACCGTCGAGCTGCTGAACACCGCCCTCGACCGCGACGAGGTCGTGCTCATGGAAGGCGGCCAGGCCACCTACCTCGACGTCGACCACGGCACCTACCCGTTCGTGACCAGCTCCAACCCGACCGCCGGTGGGGCCTGCACGGGAGCCGGTATCGGCCCCACCCGGGTCGATCGGGTGATCGGCATCGTCAAGGCCTACACCACCCGCGTGGGCGCCGGTCCGTTCCCCACCGAGCTCGAGGACAAGTGGGGGGAGTACCTGCAGACCACCGGCGGCGAGGTCGGCGTGAACACCGGGCGCCCCCGACGCTGCGGCTGGTACGACGCCCTCATGATCCGCCACGCCGTGCGCATCAACGGCTTCACCGACATCGTGCTCACCAAGCTCGACGTGCTCACCGGCATCGACGAGGTCCCGATCTGCACCGGTTACGACATCGACGGTGTCATCCAGGGCGAGATGCCGATGACCCAGACCGAGTTCCACCACGCGACACCGGTCTACGAGACGCTGCCCGGTTGGTCCGAGGATCTCTCCCGGGCCCGCACCTTCGAGGAGCTGCCGGAGAACGCCCGGGCCTACGTGCATCGCCTCGAGGAGCTCGCCGGCTGCCGGATCAGCGTGATCGGCGTCGGTCCCGATCGTGCCGACACCATCACCGTGCACGACCTGCTGCCGGGGACGACCCGCTGA
- a CDS encoding sterol carrier family protein, protein MVTRRTDPVAGRSALAEWASAPEAAQRAVLAPAVRHTLEAFAEEFPGGAVEVRVPPYAAVQAIAGSRHTRGTPPAVVETDAATWLELVTGALDWADALAAGRVRASGERSDLAELLPLPEPRRVVRTARDQGER, encoded by the coding sequence GTGGTGACCCGCCGGACCGATCCCGTGGCCGGGCGCAGCGCCCTGGCCGAGTGGGCGAGCGCTCCCGAGGCCGCTCAGCGCGCGGTGCTCGCCCCTGCCGTCCGCCACACCCTGGAGGCCTTCGCCGAGGAGTTCCCCGGCGGAGCGGTCGAGGTGCGCGTCCCGCCGTACGCGGCCGTGCAGGCGATCGCCGGCAGCAGGCACACCCGAGGCACCCCGCCCGCCGTGGTCGAGACCGACGCCGCGACCTGGCTCGAGCTGGTCACCGGCGCCCTGGACTGGGCCGACGCCCTCGCCGCGGGACGCGTCCGTGCCAGCGGCGAGCGCAGCGACCTCGCGGAGCTGCTGCCCCTGCCCGAACCGCGTCGAGTCGTCCGGACCGCTCGGGATCAGGGGGAGCGATGA
- a CDS encoding copper homeostasis protein CutC, with protein MSLAVEIAVQDVAGLEVAALGGADRVELCTDLARGGLTPPPDLVEQCVVRAAGLVAARDAKPHFDVHVLIRSRAGEVDFLARPAEFAYTSDEIARMARQAEETVTAGAAGVVLGALTADGDLDVPAIETVRDAALRAAQSALRGVHLTFHRAVDALDGREQRAQAVRDLLVLGFHRVLSSGGAARALEGAEDLGAMVEAAEGLLDVCAGGGVRPADVADLAARAGVTDVHLSARRRPGAPVETGAPDTETDPAVVTAAVDAAGEQ; from the coding sequence ATGAGCCTCGCCGTGGAGATCGCCGTCCAGGACGTGGCGGGCCTCGAAGTCGCGGCGCTGGGCGGTGCGGACCGGGTGGAGCTGTGCACCGACCTCGCCCGCGGGGGTCTGACGCCGCCGCCCGACCTCGTCGAGCAGTGCGTCGTCCGCGCCGCGGGGCTCGTCGCCGCCCGGGACGCCAAGCCCCACTTCGACGTCCACGTGCTGATCCGCTCCCGGGCCGGGGAGGTCGACTTCCTGGCGCGGCCCGCCGAGTTCGCCTACACCTCCGACGAGATCGCCCGGATGGCCCGCCAGGCCGAGGAGACCGTCACCGCTGGGGCCGCCGGCGTCGTGCTCGGTGCGCTGACCGCGGACGGCGACCTGGACGTCCCCGCGATCGAAACCGTCCGTGACGCCGCGCTGAGGGCTGCGCAGTCCGCACTGCGCGGAGTGCACCTGACCTTCCACCGCGCCGTGGACGCCCTCGACGGTCGCGAGCAGCGCGCCCAGGCCGTGCGCGACCTGCTCGTGCTCGGCTTCCACCGGGTGCTCAGCTCGGGTGGGGCGGCCCGAGCGCTGGAGGGCGCGGAGGATCTCGGCGCGATGGTCGAGGCGGCCGAGGGCCTGCTCGACGTGTGCGCCGGGGGAGGGGTCCGACCCGCGGACGTCGCCGACCTCGCCGCCCGGGCCGGCGTCACCGATGTGCACCTGTCCGCCCGTCGCCGCCCCGGGGCCCCCGTCGAAACGGGCGCCCCCGACACCGAGACCGACCCGGCCGTCGTCACGGCCGCGGTCGACGCCGCAGGAGAGCAGTGA
- the purF gene encoding amidophosphoribosyltransferase yields MARGDGKLTHDLLPGEKGPQDSCGVFGVFAPGEDVSKLTYYGLYALQHRGQESAGIATSDGSQILVYKDMGLVSQVFDEASLEALQGHIAIGHTRYSTTGGSIWSNAQPTLGPRPDGTVALAHNGNLVNTEELLELVEQRRGAPRTGELARGNTTDTALVTALLDVEGPLEDSLREIMPRLHGAYCFTLMDESTLYAARDPQGIRPLVLGRLERGWVVASETAALDICGASFVREVAPGEMIVIDERGLRCEQVMEPKPKGCVFEYVYLARPDTRIAGRSVNESRAEMGRQLAREHPVDADLVIPTPESGTPAAIGYAQESGIPYGQGMVKNAYVGRTFIQPSQTIRQLGIRLKLNPLREVIAGKRLVVIDDSIVRGNTQRAVVRMLREAGAAEVHVRISSPPVRWPCFYGIDFASRAELIANGLGIEDIARSLGADSLGYISEEGMIAATDQPPDSLCSACFSGVYPVSLPDPVARAQGIVTSAGHEAIAVGKDA; encoded by the coding sequence GTGGCACGCGGCGACGGAAAGCTCACCCATGACCTGCTCCCCGGGGAGAAGGGCCCGCAGGATTCCTGCGGCGTCTTCGGCGTCTTCGCCCCCGGTGAGGACGTGTCGAAACTGACCTACTACGGTCTCTACGCTCTGCAGCACCGCGGGCAGGAGTCCGCCGGCATCGCGACGTCCGACGGCTCGCAGATCCTCGTCTACAAGGACATGGGACTGGTCTCCCAGGTGTTCGACGAGGCCTCCCTCGAAGCGCTGCAGGGACACATCGCGATCGGGCACACCCGCTACTCGACGACCGGCGGCTCCATCTGGTCCAACGCCCAACCCACGCTCGGACCGCGACCCGACGGCACCGTGGCGCTCGCCCACAACGGAAACCTCGTCAACACCGAGGAGCTGCTGGAGCTCGTCGAGCAGCGCCGTGGCGCCCCCCGCACCGGCGAGCTCGCCCGTGGCAACACCACCGACACGGCGCTGGTCACGGCGCTCCTCGACGTCGAAGGACCGCTCGAGGACTCGCTGCGCGAGATCATGCCGCGCCTGCACGGCGCCTACTGCTTCACCCTGATGGACGAGTCGACGCTCTATGCCGCCCGCGACCCGCAGGGGATCCGTCCCCTGGTGCTGGGCCGCCTCGAACGTGGCTGGGTGGTGGCCTCGGAGACCGCAGCACTGGACATCTGCGGCGCAAGCTTCGTGCGCGAGGTCGCCCCCGGCGAGATGATCGTCATCGACGAGCGCGGGCTGCGCTGCGAGCAGGTCATGGAACCGAAGCCCAAGGGCTGCGTCTTCGAGTACGTCTATCTCGCCCGGCCGGACACCCGGATCGCCGGACGCAGCGTCAACGAGTCGCGGGCCGAGATGGGCCGCCAGCTCGCCCGCGAGCACCCCGTCGACGCCGACCTGGTGATCCCCACCCCGGAATCCGGCACGCCCGCGGCGATCGGTTACGCCCAGGAGTCCGGCATCCCCTACGGCCAGGGCATGGTCAAGAACGCTTATGTCGGCCGCACCTTCATCCAGCCCAGCCAGACCATCCGTCAGCTCGGGATCCGGCTCAAGCTCAACCCGCTGCGGGAGGTCATCGCCGGCAAGCGACTGGTCGTCATCGACGACTCGATCGTGCGTGGCAACACCCAGCGCGCCGTTGTGCGGATGCTCCGGGAGGCAGGTGCCGCCGAGGTCCACGTCCGGATCTCCTCGCCGCCGGTGCGCTGGCCCTGCTTCTACGGCATCGACTTCGCCTCCCGGGCCGAGCTGATCGCCAACGGCCTCGGGATCGAGGACATCGCCCGGTCCCTGGGGGCGGACTCGCTGGGCTACATCTCCGAGGAGGGCATGATCGCCGCCACCGACCAGCCGCCCGATTCGTTGTGCAGCGCCTGCTTCTCGGGGGTCTACCCGGTCTCGCTGCCCGATCCCGTCGCCCGCGCCCAGGGGATCGTGACCTCGGCCGGGCACGAAGCCATCGCCGTCGGGAAGGACGCATGA
- the purM gene encoding phosphoribosylformylglycinamidine cyclo-ligase yields MNTTEPTAAAGHTAKAITYADSGVDTAAGDRAVELMKEAVAATHGPQVLGGIGAFAGLVDVSALKDCRRPLLASSTDGVGTKIALAREMDVHDTIGRDLVGMVVDDIVVAGAAPLAMTDYIACGRVVPERIADIVRGIAEGCQEAGCALVGGETAEHPGLMAPEDYDVAGAAVGVVEADALLGPDRVGRGDVVIGMDASGLHSNGFSLVRAVIAAQGIALDTHIEDFGRGLGQELLEPTRIYSADVLAVLEDARTTDAVHALSHVTGGGLAANLARVMPRGLAARIDRGSWEPGAVFSQVARWGSVPQLDLEGTLNMGIGMVALVGAEQADATLAVLSERGLAARVIGDVVGEEDLPEPGTPLEQVVIGAKGVEGGAVLLAGQHPGWV; encoded by the coding sequence ATGAACACCACGGAGCCGACCGCCGCTGCGGGCCACACCGCGAAGGCGATCACCTACGCCGATTCCGGGGTCGACACCGCCGCGGGGGACCGTGCCGTCGAGCTCATGAAGGAGGCCGTGGCCGCGACCCACGGACCGCAGGTGCTCGGCGGGATCGGTGCGTTCGCCGGGCTGGTCGACGTCAGCGCGCTGAAGGATTGCCGCCGCCCACTGCTGGCGTCCTCCACGGACGGTGTCGGCACCAAGATCGCTCTCGCCCGGGAGATGGACGTCCATGACACCATCGGCCGCGATCTCGTCGGCATGGTGGTCGACGACATCGTGGTCGCCGGGGCCGCCCCACTGGCCATGACCGACTACATCGCCTGCGGAAGGGTCGTGCCCGAGCGGATCGCCGACATCGTCCGCGGCATCGCCGAGGGGTGCCAGGAGGCCGGTTGCGCGCTGGTCGGCGGCGAGACCGCGGAGCATCCCGGCCTGATGGCCCCCGAGGACTACGACGTGGCCGGCGCCGCGGTCGGCGTCGTCGAGGCCGACGCCCTGCTGGGGCCGGACCGGGTGGGCCGCGGTGACGTGGTGATCGGGATGGACGCCTCCGGCCTCCACTCCAACGGCTTCTCGCTGGTGCGGGCCGTGATCGCTGCGCAGGGCATCGCGCTGGACACTCACATCGAGGACTTCGGCCGCGGCCTCGGCCAGGAGCTGCTGGAGCCCACCCGCATCTACTCCGCCGATGTGCTGGCCGTCCTCGAGGACGCGCGGACCACCGACGCCGTCCACGCGCTCAGCCACGTCACCGGCGGCGGTCTCGCCGCGAACCTCGCCCGGGTCATGCCCCGCGGCCTCGCGGCCCGCATCGACCGCGGCAGCTGGGAGCCGGGTGCGGTGTTCTCGCAGGTCGCCCGCTGGGGCTCGGTCCCGCAGCTCGACCTCGAGGGCACGCTGAACATGGGGATCGGCATGGTCGCTCTGGTGGGCGCCGAGCAGGCCGATGCGACCCTCGCAGTGCTCTCCGAGCGCGGCCTGGCGGCCCGGGTGATCGGCGACGTCGTCGGGGAGGAGGACCTGCCCGAGCCCGGCACCCCGCTCGAACAGGTCGTCATCGGCGCGAAGGGCGTCGAGGGCGGAGCGGTCCTGCTCGCCGGTCAGCATCCGGGCTGGGTCTGA
- a CDS encoding DUF3073 domain-containing protein, with protein sequence MGRGRQKAKHTKVARDLKYYSPPTDLSALQRELQTERSESPAEGDDWAEDSDDWADENAPSARRR encoded by the coding sequence ATGGGTCGCGGCCGACAGAAAGCCAAGCACACCAAGGTGGCACGGGACCTCAAGTACTACAGCCCGCCGACGGACCTGTCGGCGCTGCAGCGCGAGCTGCAGACCGAGCGGAGCGAGAGCCCCGCGGAGGGCGACGACTGGGCCGAGGACAGCGACGACTGGGCGGACGAGAACGCACCGTCTGCCCGTCGGCGCTGA
- a CDS encoding BldC family transcriptional regulator, producing MNNGPTDRPHESGDQDAELMTPAQVAKMFHVDPKTVTRWAQAGKLSYMRTLGGHRRYRRDEVVELLRDSTEDA from the coding sequence ATGAACAACGGACCCACGGATCGTCCGCATGAATCCGGTGACCAGGACGCGGAGCTGATGACCCCCGCGCAGGTCGCGAAGATGTTCCATGTCGATCCCAAGACCGTCACGCGCTGGGCCCAGGCGGGGAAGCTCTCGTACATGCGCACCCTGGGCGGGCACCGGCGCTACCGTCGCGACGAGGTGGTCGAGCTGCTGCGGGACAGCACCGAGGACGCGTGA
- a CDS encoding alpha/beta hydrolase, whose amino-acid sequence MIPDPVLGEGYSVRRLELGADGEGPLVASLVHREPTVPAMPEHTGRGEKPPILMMHGWSDYVFDRALLEHLGEAGHDVWGLDLRKYGRSLLPDQTPTSVDHLSRYDREIEAALRIIGPDRPPVLLAHSAGGLTATLWAQRRPRTVRALALNSPWLEMHLGSGVRTLAQAPVRLLAEHLRHRPILPSGSSHYARSIHRDFGGMYDYDLALKPARGHRFPAETLAAVLEGQKRLRAAGPLTIPVLVMHSARSRFGTSFREDMRRADSVLDVHTLARAARRLGPDVRIEPIEGARHDVFLSDADARVRAIRILDDWLETLAP is encoded by the coding sequence GTGATCCCGGACCCGGTGCTCGGCGAGGGGTACTCCGTCCGTCGACTCGAGCTGGGAGCCGATGGCGAGGGGCCGCTGGTCGCCTCCCTCGTGCACCGGGAGCCGACCGTCCCGGCGATGCCGGAGCACACCGGCCGCGGCGAGAAGCCGCCGATCCTCATGATGCACGGCTGGTCCGACTACGTCTTCGACCGGGCGCTGCTGGAGCACCTCGGCGAGGCCGGGCACGACGTGTGGGGGCTCGACCTGCGCAAGTACGGTCGTAGCCTGCTGCCGGACCAGACGCCCACCTCCGTCGACCACCTCAGCCGCTACGACCGGGAGATCGAGGCGGCGCTGCGGATCATCGGTCCGGACCGGCCCCCGGTGCTGCTGGCCCACTCCGCCGGTGGGCTCACCGCGACGCTGTGGGCGCAGCGCCGCCCGCGCACCGTCCGCGCCCTCGCCCTGAACTCGCCGTGGCTCGAGATGCATCTGGGCTCGGGCGTGCGCACCCTCGCCCAGGCCCCCGTGCGGCTGCTCGCCGAGCATCTGCGCCACCGCCCCATCCTGCCGTCGGGGTCCTCGCACTACGCCCGCTCCATCCACCGCGACTTCGGCGGGATGTACGACTACGACCTCGCTCTCAAGCCGGCCCGCGGGCACCGCTTCCCGGCCGAGACCCTCGCCGCCGTGCTCGAGGGCCAGAAGCGGCTGCGGGCCGCGGGGCCGCTGACGATCCCGGTGCTCGTGATGCACTCCGCCCGCAGCCGCTTCGGAACGTCCTTCCGCGAGGACATGCGGCGCGCGGACTCCGTGCTGGACGTGCACACCCTCGCCCGTGCGGCCCGGCGTCTCGGCCCCGACGTGCGCATCGAGCCGATCGAGGGCGCACGCCACGACGTGTTCCTCTCCGATGCCGACGCACGGGTCCGTGCCATCCGGATCCTGGACGACTGGCTGGAGACGCTCGCCCCGTGA
- a CDS encoding lysylphosphatidylglycerol synthase domain-containing protein: protein MSAAPDGSPDSPVPGPGATTGEEAAWAPSDLDLERRPTVPTGKIITGAVSLLLVVVVLTWGLPWVVGASWSQIGAALAAVPAWAPAAMVLLGLLALALETLTVRAAVTGSRYPSALLGHTASTGMGLALPGGSMLGLGLLGWILRRAGVAVPVIITGILAASLVEMAITSILVPVLGLGAYALSSLVAPTGFTLPGALWAALVAMLGAVIALVLTVIALRRTVLAGLLHQLGGLVPSHLEAAILTQRDSLVRLLRRRPLPLLLPTLAARVVQWAALVLAVEAVGADVPLLLSTAVFALGRVLALVPVTPGGAGIGETVLAAALVALGVAAADAAAAMMLMLVATLVVPLLAGALSIALSATLPAARRGHSVSASSS from the coding sequence ATGTCAGCGGCTCCCGACGGCTCTCCCGACTCCCCTGTTCCGGGGCCCGGCGCGACCACCGGCGAGGAGGCCGCCTGGGCGCCGTCGGATCTGGACCTGGAGCGCCGCCCGACCGTCCCGACCGGCAAGATCATCACGGGCGCCGTCTCGCTGCTGCTGGTGGTCGTGGTGCTCACCTGGGGGCTGCCCTGGGTGGTCGGCGCGAGCTGGTCGCAGATCGGCGCCGCGCTCGCAGCGGTCCCGGCCTGGGCGCCGGCGGCGATGGTCCTGCTCGGCCTTCTCGCCCTCGCCCTCGAGACGCTGACCGTGCGTGCCGCCGTGACCGGCTCCCGCTATCCCTCGGCGCTGCTCGGGCACACCGCCTCGACCGGCATGGGGCTCGCCCTGCCGGGCGGCTCCATGCTGGGCCTTGGTCTGCTGGGGTGGATCCTGCGCCGTGCCGGGGTCGCGGTGCCCGTGATCATCACCGGGATCCTCGCTGCTTCCCTGGTCGAGATGGCGATCACCTCGATCCTGGTCCCGGTGCTGGGGCTGGGCGCCTATGCCCTCTCCTCGCTGGTCGCCCCGACCGGCTTCACCCTCCCCGGAGCCCTCTGGGCCGCGCTGGTCGCGATGCTCGGCGCGGTCATCGCCCTGGTGCTGACCGTGATCGCCCTGCGCCGCACGGTGCTCGCGGGACTGCTCCATCAGCTCGGAGGTCTGGTCCCCTCCCACCTCGAGGCCGCGATCCTCACCCAACGGGACTCCCTGGTCCGCCTGCTGCGCCGACGTCCGCTGCCGCTGCTGCTTCCCACTCTGGCGGCCCGGGTGGTGCAGTGGGCGGCGCTGGTGCTGGCCGTCGAGGCGGTCGGCGCCGACGTGCCCCTGCTGCTGTCGACGGCCGTGTTCGCCCTGGGCCGGGTGCTCGCGCTGGTGCCCGTGACCCCGGGCGGGGCAGGTATCGGCGAGACCGTCCTGGCCGCGGCGCTGGTCGCCCTCGGAGTGGCGGCCGCAGATGCCGCGGCGGCGATGATGCTGATGCTGGTGGCCACCCTCGTCGTGCCGCTGCTCGCAGGGGCCCTCAGCATCGCCCTCTCGGCCACGCTGCCCGCCGCCCGGCGGGGTCACTCCGTCTCCGCGTCCTCGTCATAG